In a genomic window of Kribbella amoyensis:
- a CDS encoding SIS domain-containing protein, whose translation MTDTPFVSTEIATQPALWRQVSAGFAQYGGALPQPGQRVAAVGCGTSWFMAMAYAALREDLGQGETDAFAGSEFAYGRQYDAIVVISRSGTTTEVLELIRRTTVPTIAITATPGSPITELADTTILLDFADEQSVVQTRFATTTLALLRASLGQDLTQAATDAESALTVDVDELAKLEQVTYVGTRWTVGLAHEAGLKQREAASAWTEAYPAMDYRHGPIAIAQPGRGVWLFGEAPAGFLDDVAATGATIVHHADLDPMASLVIAQRVAVAKSLAHGLDPDQPRSLSRSVILD comes from the coding sequence ATGACCGACACCCCCTTCGTGAGCACCGAGATCGCCACCCAGCCGGCGTTGTGGCGACAAGTCTCGGCCGGTTTCGCGCAGTACGGTGGCGCACTCCCGCAGCCGGGACAGCGGGTCGCCGCCGTCGGCTGTGGCACCTCCTGGTTCATGGCGATGGCGTACGCCGCGCTGCGCGAGGACCTCGGCCAGGGTGAGACCGACGCGTTCGCCGGATCCGAGTTCGCCTACGGCCGCCAGTACGACGCGATCGTGGTGATCAGCCGGTCGGGCACGACGACCGAGGTGCTCGAGCTGATCCGCCGGACCACGGTGCCCACGATCGCGATCACGGCCACCCCGGGTTCGCCGATCACCGAGCTGGCCGACACCACGATCCTGCTGGACTTCGCCGACGAGCAGTCCGTCGTCCAGACCCGGTTCGCGACCACGACGCTGGCGTTGCTGCGGGCGTCCCTCGGCCAGGACCTCACCCAGGCCGCCACCGACGCCGAGTCCGCGCTGACGGTGGACGTGGACGAGTTGGCCAAGCTGGAGCAGGTCACCTACGTCGGGACCAGGTGGACCGTGGGCCTGGCGCACGAGGCGGGCCTGAAGCAGCGCGAGGCGGCGTCCGCGTGGACCGAGGCGTACCCGGCGATGGACTACCGGCACGGCCCGATCGCGATCGCCCAGCCCGGCCGCGGCGTCTGGCTCTTCGGCGAGGCCCCGGCCGGCTTCCTCGACGACGTCGCCGCCACCGGCGCCACGATCGTGCACCACGCCGACCTCGACCCGATGGCGTCCCTGGTGATCGCCCAACGAGTCGCCGTCGCCAAGTCCCTCGCCCACGGCCTCGACCCCGACCAGCCCCGAAGCCTCAGCCGCTCCGTCATCCTCGACTGA